A single genomic interval of Candidatus Binataceae bacterium harbors:
- a CDS encoding thiolase family protein gives MRDVVIVDGVRTPIGRSNKEGYYKDVRADDLSAMCVRRLLERNRKLDPAEIEDVVWGCANQSGEQGLNIGRMIALLAGLPVEVAGTTVDRQCGSGLQAVNFAASEIMIGAGEVAIAGGVEQMSHVPMGSGLLPNSKLLDLFPQDMFVMGLTAERLAATYKITREQADAFSLRSHQRAIAARERFKEEMVPVKLANGTIDVDQGPRPDTSMDRLAALKPSFKPDGQVTAGNSSQVCDGAAAVLLMSAERARALGIKPMAQIRATAVAGVRPEIMGWGPVPAVHKVVGRAALKLGDIDLVEINEAFAAQVLACNTELTIDENRLNVNGGAVALGHPLGCSGARLMVTLTHEMRRRGAPLGLATMCIGIGQGIATVVEQV, from the coding sequence TGTGCGTGCGGCGGCTGCTCGAGCGCAATCGCAAGCTCGATCCGGCGGAAATCGAGGATGTCGTGTGGGGATGCGCCAATCAGTCGGGCGAGCAAGGGCTGAACATCGGCCGCATGATCGCGCTTTTGGCGGGGCTCCCGGTCGAAGTCGCCGGCACCACGGTTGACCGTCAGTGCGGATCGGGCCTGCAGGCCGTCAACTTCGCCGCCTCCGAAATCATGATCGGCGCGGGCGAGGTCGCGATTGCCGGCGGCGTCGAGCAGATGAGTCACGTGCCGATGGGCTCCGGGCTGCTGCCCAATTCGAAGCTGCTCGACCTCTTTCCGCAGGACATGTTCGTGATGGGCCTGACGGCGGAGCGGCTGGCCGCGACGTACAAGATTACGCGCGAGCAGGCCGACGCGTTCTCGCTGCGGTCGCATCAGCGCGCGATCGCGGCGCGCGAGCGCTTCAAGGAAGAGATGGTGCCAGTGAAGCTGGCGAACGGAACGATCGACGTCGACCAGGGGCCGCGCCCCGACACCAGCATGGATCGGCTGGCGGCGCTGAAGCCGTCATTCAAGCCCGACGGCCAGGTCACGGCAGGCAACTCTTCGCAGGTATGCGACGGTGCGGCGGCCGTGCTGCTGATGAGCGCCGAGCGGGCGCGCGCGCTGGGCATCAAACCGATGGCGCAGATCCGCGCGACCGCGGTCGCCGGCGTAAGACCGGAGATCATGGGATGGGGACCGGTGCCGGCGGTGCACAAGGTGGTCGGGCGTGCGGCGCTCAAGCTTGGCGACATCGACCTGGTCGAGATCAACGAGGCGTTTGCGGCGCAGGTGCTCGCCTGCAACACCGAACTCACGATCGACGAGAACCGGCTCAACGTCAACGGCGGCGCGGTCGCGCTCGGCCATCCGCTGGGATGTTCGGGAGCGCGGCTGATGGTCACGCTGACGCACGAGATGCGACGGCGCGGAGCGCCGCTGGGGCTCGCGACGATGTGCATCGGAATCGGCCAGGGTATCGCAACCGTGGTGGAACAGGTTTAG
- a CDS encoding ATP-binding protein, protein MSIRLRLTIYWTAITGMILLAAGLLIMALFSRAMWGTLDAALMEEADTTASAISHSSATDINATLQRLSREKDLGPERRVRLLSGGGVLFDAGAASADLPDARSKPPGVADGRQHRYRFALIPLELNGAPALLEDGVNAAPVRRTIAHLRNALLLVIPIILALSVAGGYWMAGRALAPLNEVTGALARIGPRDLDRRLALPPVQDEAERLISAINQLLERLEHASAAQQRFVSEAAHELRTPLAVLRSGLEVTLQRPRDAVESRLALEQAMAEVERLCVMAEDLLALARLDAEPAAERAPVDLAKIVAEASAMAQTLAESRRQVFAQNFDCTDADGTRRAIIVRGGAADLRRLMLNLLDNAVKFTPERGRIEFDVSAEGSAAVLSVRDSGPGIDPRDLDHVFEPFYRSRSANGAGSGLGLALSREIVRRHGGDIRAANRAGGGCEIQVRLPLA, encoded by the coding sequence TTGAGTATTCGGCTGCGGCTCACTATCTACTGGACCGCTATCACGGGGATGATCCTGCTGGCGGCCGGATTGCTCATCATGGCGCTGTTCTCGCGCGCGATGTGGGGAACGCTCGACGCAGCCTTGATGGAAGAGGCCGACACGACCGCATCTGCGATCTCTCATTCCTCGGCCACCGACATAAATGCGACTCTCCAGCGGCTGAGCCGGGAGAAAGACCTCGGGCCGGAGCGCCGCGTGCGTCTGCTCTCGGGCGGCGGCGTCCTCTTCGACGCCGGCGCCGCTAGCGCCGACCTGCCCGACGCTCGCTCGAAGCCACCAGGCGTCGCCGACGGCCGGCAGCATCGTTACCGCTTCGCGCTCATCCCGCTCGAGCTCAACGGAGCGCCCGCATTGCTCGAGGACGGCGTCAACGCCGCGCCCGTGCGACGGACCATCGCGCATCTGCGCAACGCCCTACTGCTGGTCATCCCGATCATCCTCGCGCTCTCAGTCGCGGGCGGCTACTGGATGGCCGGACGGGCGCTCGCACCGCTTAACGAAGTCACCGGCGCGCTCGCGCGTATCGGGCCGCGCGACCTCGACCGGCGCCTCGCGCTCCCGCCGGTGCAGGATGAAGCGGAGCGGCTCATCTCTGCTATCAATCAGCTGCTCGAGCGGCTTGAGCATGCGTCAGCTGCGCAGCAGCGCTTTGTCTCAGAGGCCGCCCATGAACTGCGCACGCCGCTGGCCGTTCTGCGCAGCGGCCTGGAAGTCACCTTGCAGCGGCCCCGCGACGCGGTCGAGAGCCGCCTGGCGCTCGAGCAAGCGATGGCCGAAGTCGAGCGCCTTTGTGTTATGGCGGAAGACTTGCTCGCGCTCGCGCGGCTGGACGCCGAACCCGCGGCGGAGCGCGCGCCGGTGGATCTGGCGAAAATCGTGGCTGAAGCGTCCGCGATGGCGCAGACGCTCGCCGAATCGAGGCGTCAGGTGTTCGCGCAAAATTTCGACTGCACGGATGCGGACGGGACGCGCAGAGCGATCATCGTGCGCGGGGGCGCCGCCGATTTGCGCCGCCTGATGCTCAACCTGCTGGACAACGCGGTCAAGTTCACTCCCGAACGCGGCCGGATCGAATTTGACGTGAGCGCTGAGGGATCCGCAGCGGTGCTTTCAGTGCGCGACAGCGGCCCCGGCATCGACCCGCGCGACCTCGATCACGTCTTCGAACCCTTCTATCGGAGCCGTAGCGCCAACGGCGCGGGCAGCGGCCTCGGTCTCGCGCTCAGCCGCGAAATCGTGCGCCGCCATGGCGGCGATATCCGCGCCGCCAATCGCGCCGGCGGCGGCTGCGAGATCCAGGTTCGCCTGCCGCTCGCATGA
- the grxD gene encoding Grx4 family monothiol glutaredoxin: MADAIERIRNAINGDKIVIFMKGNRNFPQCGFSAATVQVFEELGAPYSTVDVLTDQEVREAVKTYSNWPTIPQVYINGKFVGGCDIVRELYESGELSTLVKQATGESARQ, from the coding sequence ATGGCCGATGCAATCGAGCGAATCCGCAACGCGATCAACGGCGACAAGATCGTCATCTTCATGAAGGGCAACCGCAACTTTCCGCAATGCGGATTCTCGGCCGCGACCGTCCAGGTATTCGAGGAGTTAGGCGCGCCCTACTCCACCGTCGACGTGCTCACCGACCAGGAAGTGCGCGAAGCGGTCAAGACCTACAGTAATTGGCCGACCATTCCGCAGGTTTACATCAACGGCAAGTTCGTCGGCGGATGCGATATCGTGCGCGAGCTATACGAAAGCGGCGAGCTCAGCACGCTGGTGAAACAGGCGACGGGCGAGAGCGCCCGCCAGTAG
- a CDS encoding selenium-binding protein SBP56-related protein, translated as MLWKPDQTFYPSPRMAMEGPRERLGYVATFSLDPKHGKRDAINVLDLDPGSPTFASVVGRVEMPNAGNELHHFGWNACSAALCPYSPHPHVERRYLLVPGLRSSRIHVIDTKPNPRAPKIVKVIEPEEIATRAGYSRPHTFHCGPDAIYVSAMGNATGGGPGGVFLLDHESFDVLGRWEVDRGPQFLAYDFWWHIGYDVGISSEWGTPDMFENGLSLERLVKGDYGHRLHIWDLRKRRHLQEIDLGKEHQMSLELRPAHDPTRAYGFVCTVLSTKDLSAGIWLWHRENGNGKWAARKVIEIPAEPADPTLLPPVLKQFKAAPPLVPEIALSLDDRFLYASCWGTGELKQYDVSDPFHPRQTGSVRIGGMASRTPHPKAGKVNGAPQMLEISRDGRRIYVTNSLYSALDEQFYPEGMRGWIVKVDAEPNGGMALDPNFFIPFEGERPHQIHLEGGDCSSDSFCYP; from the coding sequence ATGCTTTGGAAGCCCGACCAGACGTTTTATCCTTCGCCGCGGATGGCGATGGAGGGGCCACGCGAGCGGCTCGGCTACGTCGCGACCTTCAGCCTCGATCCCAAACACGGCAAGCGCGACGCGATCAACGTGCTCGACCTCGATCCCGGCTCGCCGACGTTCGCGAGCGTCGTCGGACGGGTCGAGATGCCCAACGCAGGCAACGAGCTGCATCACTTCGGATGGAACGCGTGCAGCGCCGCGCTCTGCCCGTATTCCCCGCATCCGCACGTCGAGCGCCGCTACCTGCTGGTCCCGGGCCTGCGCTCTTCGCGCATCCACGTCATCGATACCAAGCCCAACCCGCGCGCGCCGAAAATCGTCAAGGTCATCGAACCCGAGGAAATCGCAACGCGCGCCGGGTATAGCCGTCCGCATACGTTCCATTGCGGGCCCGACGCAATCTATGTCAGCGCGATGGGCAACGCGACCGGCGGCGGCCCCGGCGGAGTTTTTCTGCTCGATCACGAGAGCTTCGACGTGCTCGGCCGATGGGAAGTCGATCGCGGCCCGCAGTTCCTTGCCTACGATTTCTGGTGGCACATCGGTTACGACGTCGGAATCAGCAGCGAATGGGGCACGCCCGACATGTTCGAGAACGGGCTGAGCCTCGAGCGCCTGGTCAAGGGCGACTACGGCCATCGGCTCCACATTTGGGACCTGCGCAAGCGCCGCCATCTGCAGGAAATCGACCTTGGCAAGGAGCATCAGATGTCGCTTGAGCTGCGGCCGGCGCATGATCCGACCAGAGCCTACGGCTTCGTCTGCACGGTTCTTTCGACCAAGGACCTGAGCGCCGGAATCTGGCTGTGGCATCGCGAGAACGGCAACGGCAAATGGGCCGCGCGCAAGGTTATCGAGATTCCCGCCGAGCCCGCCGACCCGACGCTGCTGCCGCCGGTGCTCAAGCAGTTCAAGGCTGCGCCGCCGCTAGTGCCCGAGATAGCGCTCAGCCTCGACGACCGGTTCCTTTACGCATCGTGCTGGGGTACGGGCGAGCTCAAGCAGTATGACGTGAGCGACCCGTTTCATCCGCGCCAGACCGGCTCGGTGCGGATCGGCGGGATGGCTTCGCGTACGCCCCATCCCAAGGCCGGCAAGGTCAACGGCGCGCCGCAGATGCTCGAGATCAGCCGCGACGGCCGCCGCATCTACGTGACCAACTCGCTCTACTCGGCGCTCGACGAACAGTTCTATCCCGAGGGCATGCGCGGATGGATTGTCAAGGTCGATGCCGAGCCGAACGGCGGTATGGCGCTCGACCCCAACTTCTTTATCCCCTTCGAGGGCGAACGTCCGCATCAGATACATCTGGAGGGCGGCGACTGCTCGTCTGATTCGTTCTGCTACCCGTGA
- a CDS encoding response regulator transcription factor — MPAAAHLLIVEDEPKLAANLKRGLGEAGFAVEVAENAEAARTALERNGYDLMLLDLRLPDRDGLEFLADVRAAGAALGVLILTARDSTDERVRGLDAGGDDYLTKPFAFSELLARVRALLRRRSAAAERVLEADDIVIDTSRRTASRGGRALDLSPKELMVLEYLVRHAGLTVTRDMIGEAVWGKDYNAMSNIVEVFINRLRQKIELVNRPPLIVTVRGAGYLLRLDLPAQKSSNRGSD, encoded by the coding sequence ATGCCCGCCGCCGCGCACCTGCTGATAGTTGAGGACGAACCGAAACTCGCCGCTAATCTCAAACGCGGGCTTGGCGAGGCCGGCTTCGCCGTCGAGGTCGCGGAAAACGCCGAGGCTGCGCGCACGGCGCTCGAACGCAACGGCTACGATCTGATGCTGCTCGACCTGCGTCTTCCCGATCGAGACGGCCTGGAATTTCTCGCCGACGTGCGCGCGGCCGGCGCCGCACTTGGGGTTCTCATCCTGACCGCCCGCGATTCGACCGACGAACGCGTTCGCGGCCTGGACGCCGGCGGCGACGACTATCTGACCAAACCGTTCGCCTTCAGCGAACTGCTGGCGCGCGTGCGCGCGCTGCTACGGCGGAGAAGTGCCGCCGCGGAGCGCGTGCTCGAAGCGGACGATATCGTAATCGACACCTCGCGCCGCACCGCTTCGCGCGGCGGCCGCGCCCTGGACCTCTCGCCCAAAGAATTGATGGTGCTCGAGTACCTGGTGCGCCATGCCGGACTGACCGTGACGCGCGACATGATCGGAGAGGCGGTCTGGGGCAAAGACTACAACGCGATGTCGAACATCGTCGAAGTGTTTATCAATCGCCTGCGCCAGAAAATCGAACTGGTCAATCGGCCGCCTCTGATCGTCACGGTGCGCGGCGCGGGCTACCTGCTTCGTCTGGATTTGCCGGCGCAAAAGAGCAGCAACAGAGGCTCCGATTGA
- a CDS encoding DoxX family protein produces the protein MDSLRGVGALLGRIMMAYIFVSAGIEKIGGPAATMNFMASGGLPRSLVPELFVLSVVVELVGGLMLAAGWHAELASLIMFLFMIPVTIIFHVSTGQTVEWEKNLAIMGGLLMVAVLGPGGMSLRRARK, from the coding sequence ATGGATTCACTGCGCGGGGTCGGGGCCCTGCTCGGCCGCATCATGATGGCCTATATCTTTGTCAGCGCGGGAATCGAAAAAATCGGCGGACCGGCGGCGACCATGAATTTCATGGCGAGCGGGGGGCTGCCGCGTTCGCTGGTCCCCGAGCTTTTCGTGCTTTCGGTCGTGGTCGAGCTGGTGGGCGGTCTGATGCTGGCGGCCGGATGGCACGCCGAATTGGCGTCGCTGATCATGTTTTTGTTCATGATCCCCGTCACGATCATTTTCCACGTTTCGACCGGGCAAACCGTCGAATGGGAAAAGAACCTCGCGATCATGGGCGGACTGCTGATGGTCGCGGTGCTCGGCCCCGGCGGTATGAGCCTGCGCCGCGCGCGAAAATAG
- a CDS encoding BolA/IbaG family iron-sulfur metabolism protein: protein MEAQEIKEMIERGLPGALVEVRDFTGGGDHFEALVVSESFEGKGLVERHQAVYGSLGDAMKARVHALTLKVMTPSQYQNRR from the coding sequence ATGGAAGCGCAGGAAATCAAGGAAATGATCGAGCGCGGCTTGCCGGGCGCCCTGGTCGAGGTGCGCGATTTCACCGGCGGCGGCGATCATTTCGAAGCGCTGGTGGTGAGCGAAAGCTTCGAGGGCAAGGGCCTGGTCGAACGCCATCAGGCAGTATACGGGTCGCTGGGGGACGCGATGAAGGCGCGCGTCCACGCGCTGACGCTCAAGGTGATGACCCCGAGCCAGTATCAGAACCGGAGGTGA
- a CDS encoding ion channel, with the protein MKQGSTNAEFSAQDRELIGRVTSGMPRPAISDLYFYLTTISWPALLGIIFAAVGLINCLFALAYMGDGGVANARPGSFADAFFFSIQTMATIGYGTMSPQSLGSNVLVSIEAMSGLIAFAVATGLVFARFSRPTARVRFSRVMAISPRDGVPSLMFRTMNQRSNRIVEAQIHVVVSRWETTREGESMRRFYDLRLARSRNALFSLSWTVIHPIDERSPLFGETAASMKASRSLIIASLVGMDESFLQNVHVRCVWTADEIAWGTRFADVLLELPDGSFEIDYARFDEVVPATPPPLDAAAPEG; encoded by the coding sequence GTGAAGCAGGGTTCGACCAACGCAGAATTCAGCGCCCAGGACCGCGAGTTGATCGGCCGCGTGACGTCGGGAATGCCGCGCCCAGCGATAAGCGATCTCTACTTTTACCTGACCACAATTTCATGGCCGGCGCTGCTCGGGATAATCTTCGCCGCAGTCGGCCTTATCAACTGCCTTTTCGCGCTCGCCTACATGGGCGACGGCGGCGTCGCCAACGCCCGCCCGGGCTCGTTCGCCGACGCTTTCTTTTTCAGCATACAGACGATGGCGACGATCGGATATGGAACGATGTCGCCGCAGTCGCTCGGCTCGAACGTGCTGGTGAGCATCGAGGCGATGAGCGGCTTGATCGCGTTCGCGGTGGCGACGGGACTGGTCTTCGCGCGTTTCTCGCGGCCGACGGCGCGCGTGCGCTTCAGCCGGGTGATGGCGATTTCGCCCCGCGACGGCGTGCCGTCACTGATGTTTCGCACGATGAACCAACGCTCCAACCGGATCGTCGAAGCGCAGATCCACGTCGTCGTGTCGCGCTGGGAGACAACCCGCGAGGGTGAGAGCATGCGCCGTTTCTACGACCTGCGTCTCGCGCGCTCGCGCAACGCATTGTTCTCGCTCAGTTGGACCGTGATTCATCCGATCGACGAGCGGAGCCCGCTCTTCGGCGAAACGGCCGCCTCGATGAAGGCCTCGCGCAGCCTGATTATCGCTTCGCTGGTCGGGATGGACGAATCGTTTCTGCAAAACGTCCATGTGCGCTGCGTATGGACCGCGGACGAAATCGCCTGGGGCACGCGCTTCGCCGACGTTCTGCTGGAACTCCCCGACGGCTCGTTTGAAATTGACTATGCGCGCTTCGACGAGGTCGTGCCGGCGACGCCGCCGCCGCTCGACGCCGCCGCGCCCGAAGGCTAG